One Ostrea edulis chromosome 2, xbOstEdul1.1, whole genome shotgun sequence genomic region harbors:
- the LOC125679524 gene encoding uncharacterized protein LOC125679524, with amino-acid sequence MWTTSCNDKKSKSMADGKKKSCGLLFTDEWDKMIEKGVSPKEIWETRYDEVNKINSDFFRKFECKSESGPKDSMTPSLLTAIEQVLLIFGKSYVQGMQSRWEKFQDIGGSPAEFWRGERSKFEREHWWWRCMGKKSSKNSGCCKESEKSAMFSEFDEKRIKY; translated from the coding sequence ATGTGGACAACGTCTTGCAACGATAAGAAGAGCAAATCTATGGCTgacggtaaaaaaaaatcttgtggCCTGCTCTTCACTGACGAATGGGACAAGATGATCGAGAAAGGCGTGTCCCCGAAGGAAATCTGGGAGACTCGTTATGATGAAGTGAACAAAATAAACTCCGACTTTTTCCGGAAGTTTGAGTGTAAGTCCGAGAGCGGACCAAAAGATTCAATGACGCCCAGTTTATtgacagccattgagcaggtgCTTCTAATTTTCGGGAAAAGTTACGTGCAGGGCATGCAGAGCAGATGGGAAAAGTTCCAGGACATTGGAGGGAGCCCTGCAGAATTCTGGCGTGGGGAAAGGTCAAAGTTCGAGAGAGAACACTGGTGGTGGCGGTGCATGGGGAAGAAATCGTCAAAGAACAGCGGATGTTGTAAGGAAAGCGAAAAATCAGCCATGTTCAGTGAGTTTGAtgaaaaaagaattaaatattAG